In Vigna unguiculata cultivar IT97K-499-35 chromosome 3, ASM411807v1, whole genome shotgun sequence, a single genomic region encodes these proteins:
- the LOC114178104 gene encoding WAT1-related protein At1g68170-like translates to METWKIAQPILVMVMMQIANAWVNILYELALKDGMNCSIIVAYRYVFATVFISPLALIIERNKRSNMTWMILFHAFLGGLIGGTVAQNLSVESITLTSATFTTAMSNLGPGITFIVLLCFRLEKLNLITRGGKMKIIGTIIGISGATIMTFIKGPEIKLTTWFHVHRNDHNVLQRDTISGSKNILGALASLGTQVSNALWLINQTKLTERYPYPYSSTALVTLMGALLSLSFAFCVERDLSEWRLGWNVRLFTVAYSGTVTSGVMYVAYSWCLRRKGPLFVSIFSPLMLVIVAFAGSTILDEKLYLGRPARKELSPGRAPSSPLNPKPLPSSRALHPGRSPFGRVRTLPRIPSREESSPVLGGESRDSSSGRRVPPSLDPPREPEPPGEPNPSPL, encoded by the exons ATGGAGACGTGGAAAATAGCGCAGCCAATTCTGGTAATGGTGATGATGCAGATAGCAAATGCATGGGTGAATATTCTCTACGAACTTGCTCTAAAGGATGGTATGAATTGTAGTATCATTGTTGCTTACCGATATGTTTTCGCAACCGTTTTCATTTCTCCGCTTGCTCTCATCATTGAAAG GAATAAGAGATCAAATATGACTTGGATGATACTCTTTCATGCATTTCTGGGTGGTTTGATTGG CGGAACAGTTGCTCAAAACTTAAGCGTTGAATCAATTACTTTAACATCTGCGACGTTTACAACCGCCATGTCCAACCTCGGTCCGGGCATTACCTTTATCGTCTTACTCTGCTTTCG attggaaaaattaaatttaataacaagAGGGGGAAAGATGAAGATAATTGGAACGATAATCGGAATTAGTGGAGCAACGATTATGACTTTCATTAAAGGCCCAGAAATTAAGCTAACGACGTGGTTCCATGTCCACCGAAACGACCACAACGTTCTGCAGAGAGACACTATTTCTGGCTCTAAGAACATATTAGGTGCTCTTGCCTCACTCGGAACCCAAGTCTCTAATGCACTCTGGCTAATCAATCAg ACAAAACTTACTGAAAGGTACCCTTATCCTTATTCAAGCACAGCATTGGTGACCCTAATGGGAGCACTGTTATCACTTTCGTTTGCATTTTGCGTTGAAAGGGATTTGAGTGAGTGGAGATTGGGTTGGAATGTAAGACTATTCACCGTGGCTTATTCG GGTACAGTGACTTCTGGAGTGATGTATGTTGCCTATTCGTGGTGTCTACGCAGAAAAGGTCCTTTGTTTGTTTCCATTTTTAGCCCTCTCATGCTTGTGATTGTGGCCTTTGCTGGATCCACTATTTTGGACGAGAAGCTATACCTAGGAAG GCCGGCTCGGAAGGAGCTCTCTCCCGGAAGAGCCCCCTCCTctcccctaaaccctaaacctctCCCCTCCTCCAGAGCTCTCCATCCCGGAAGATCTCCCTTCGGGAGAGTCAGAACCCTCCCTCGGATTCCATCTCGGGAGGAGTCCTCTCCCGTCCTGGGAGGAGAGTCCCGAGACAGCTCTTCCGGGAGGAGAGTCCCGCCCTCTCTCGACCCCCCGAGAGAGCCAGAGCCCCCAGGAGAGCCAAATCCCTCGCCCCTCTGA